The Formosa sp. Hel1_33_131 genome window below encodes:
- the menD gene encoding 2-succinyl-5-enolpyruvyl-6-hydroxy-3-cyclohexene-1-carboxylic-acid synthase: protein MIQSKQPLAQSIIQLCKSHNIQHIVISPGSRNAPLTIGFTNHEFFECYSIVDERSAGFFALGMAQQLQQPVALVCTSGSALVNYYPAVTEAFYSRVPLVVISADRPEYLINIGDGQTITQPHVFGAHILYEANLKEHFKKSFLKTIKNNDSLIEKALHISKSECGPVHINVPFSEPLYDTTEEFTSELNPTKIKINNPSFSLSKTDVKKWHSSKRKMILVGVNPPNSVQEIYLKLIAEDPSVIVLTETTSNLHHPNFFASIDQLITPLDATDFEALQPDLLLTFGGMIVSKKIKTFLRTNPPKIHWHIDEVLANDTFFCLTKHFKCAVNTFFEQLHSSSHSYLVSTYFETWNHVKIRRLQKHKKYIKSIPFSDFKAFDRILKHIPSDSMVQSSNSSTIRYLQLFEMNPSLTVFCNRGTSGIDGSTSTAIGAARISKQPTVFITGDLSFFYDSNALWNNYIPSSFRIIIINNRGGGIFRILPGNKNSENFSTFVETNHLLTAEPISKLFNLEYASANTGEELEVALENFYKQSSRPKILEVFTPSSENDQILLSYFDFVK, encoded by the coding sequence ATGATACAGTCAAAACAGCCCTTAGCGCAATCGATTATTCAACTCTGTAAAAGTCATAATATTCAGCATATTGTGATTTCACCTGGGAGTCGAAATGCACCTTTGACAATCGGGTTTACAAATCATGAATTCTTTGAATGTTACAGTATTGTAGATGAGCGTTCTGCTGGGTTTTTTGCATTGGGTATGGCACAGCAACTACAACAACCTGTCGCCTTGGTATGTACTTCTGGAAGTGCTCTCGTTAATTATTATCCTGCGGTGACCGAAGCGTTTTACAGCCGGGTTCCGCTTGTTGTGATTTCTGCAGACCGCCCAGAGTACCTTATCAATATTGGGGATGGTCAGACCATTACACAACCCCATGTTTTTGGTGCACATATTCTGTATGAAGCCAACCTAAAAGAACATTTTAAAAAGTCCTTTTTAAAAACGATTAAAAATAATGATTCGCTTATTGAAAAGGCACTTCATATTTCAAAATCGGAGTGTGGGCCCGTTCATATCAATGTGCCATTTTCGGAGCCTTTATACGATACCACTGAGGAATTTACGTCCGAGCTAAATCCGACTAAAATAAAAATAAACAACCCATCTTTTTCTCTGTCAAAAACAGATGTCAAAAAATGGCATTCGTCCAAGCGAAAAATGATTTTGGTAGGAGTGAACCCGCCTAATAGCGTTCAAGAAATATATTTGAAATTGATTGCAGAAGACCCTTCTGTGATTGTGCTTACAGAAACGACTTCAAATTTACATCATCCAAATTTTTTCGCCAGTATCGATCAATTAATCACCCCTTTGGATGCGACGGATTTTGAGGCGCTTCAGCCTGATTTATTACTTACATTCGGTGGAATGATTGTTTCTAAAAAGATTAAAACATTTTTACGAACCAATCCTCCAAAAATACACTGGCATATAGATGAGGTTCTTGCTAACGACACTTTTTTTTGTTTGACAAAACATTTTAAATGCGCCGTCAATACATTTTTTGAGCAACTCCATAGTTCCAGTCATTCGTATTTAGTAAGCACCTATTTTGAAACATGGAATCATGTCAAAATACGCCGACTCCAAAAACACAAAAAATATATAAAATCGATTCCGTTTAGTGATTTCAAAGCATTTGACCGTATTTTGAAACACATTCCAAGCGATTCTATGGTGCAGTCAAGTAATAGCTCTACCATACGCTACTTGCAGTTGTTTGAAATGAATCCAAGCTTGACTGTGTTTTGTAACCGTGGCACGAGTGGCATTGACGGATCGACAAGTACCGCCATAGGTGCGGCACGTATTTCAAAGCAACCAACGGTTTTTATTACAGGGGATTTAAGTTTTTTCTACGACAGCAATGCCCTTTGGAATAACTACATTCCTTCAAGCTTCAGAATTATAATCATCAATAATAGGGGTGGAGGGATTTTTAGAATTTTACCGGGAAATAAAAATTCCGAAAATTTCAGCACATTTGTTGAAACCAACCATTTGCTCACTGCCGAACCAATATCTAAACTCTTTAACCTGGAGTATGCGTCTGCAAACACAGGGGAGGAATTAGAAGTTGCTTTAGAAAATTTTTACAAACAAAGTTCGCGACCAAAAATATTAGAAGTGTTTACACCTTCATCTGAAAACGACCAGATTCTACTCTCGTATTTCGATTTCGTAAAATAA
- a CDS encoding DUF2853 family protein has product MNARDKLIVKYANDLREKCSVYPDMDLLRKVTVGCGPSIYNSDSSRVSVNSESELNILKDKFLINKLELSIEDKLDEGIEAVIEQYGRSNRHKYRAVFYYLLVLHFGKESVYE; this is encoded by the coding sequence ATGAACGCAAGGGATAAGCTTATTGTGAAGTATGCCAATGATTTAAGAGAGAAATGTAGTGTGTATCCAGATATGGATTTGCTTAGAAAAGTGACAGTTGGGTGTGGTCCATCGATCTATAATTCAGATTCTAGCAGGGTGTCCGTTAATAGTGAGTCTGAGTTAAACATCCTGAAAGATAAATTTCTAATAAATAAACTAGAACTGTCTATTGAAGATAAATTAGACGAAGGAATTGAGGCTGTGATTGAACAGTATGGACGCTCAAACCGCCATAAATACCGCGCGGTGTTTTATTACTTATTAGTACTGCATTTCGGAAAAGAATCGGTGTATGAATAG
- a CDS encoding Brp/Blh family beta-carotene 15,15'-dioxygenase yields the protein MKNIFNFSIVSSFLGLWITTHVPESFELILGFILIFTFGMIHGSNDLLIVNKILKNVKHYSKFTLLVAYLLIVSVAILVFYLMPSLAMILFMLFSAYHFGEQHWDHRFSKLNTTLKSIFYFSYGMLILYLLFAFNDAAVKSIVFEITGYEIAHLYTPHILIVLGGFVGLVLSVAFLKKRLAIEVVLKELFTLIVLAMIFSSSSLIWGFAIYFILWHSIPSLIEQITFIYGNTKTTSALKYCKAAVPYWIISLIGMVILYAIFSSEKQFYPLFFSFIAAVTFPHAFVMLRMFSKKKAQP from the coding sequence ATGAAGAATATTTTCAATTTCTCAATCGTCTCAAGCTTCTTAGGCTTATGGATAACTACCCATGTCCCAGAGAGTTTTGAGCTTATTTTGGGTTTTATTTTAATATTTACATTTGGAATGATCCATGGATCTAACGATTTACTTATTGTTAATAAAATTTTAAAAAATGTAAAACACTATTCTAAATTCACACTCCTTGTCGCCTACCTATTAATAGTCTCGGTTGCAATTTTAGTTTTTTATTTGATGCCTTCCCTAGCAATGATTCTGTTTATGTTATTTAGCGCTTACCATTTTGGAGAACAGCATTGGGATCATCGTTTTTCAAAATTAAATACCACTCTTAAATCTATATTTTACTTTTCTTACGGAATGTTAATTCTATATCTATTGTTTGCTTTTAACGATGCGGCAGTGAAATCGATTGTATTTGAAATTACTGGCTACGAGATCGCTCATTTATACACACCCCATATATTAATCGTGTTAGGTGGTTTCGTGGGACTTGTTTTAAGTGTGGCGTTTCTCAAAAAACGCCTGGCTATAGAAGTTGTTTTAAAAGAACTGTTCACTTTAATTGTTTTGGCAATGATTTTCAGTTCCTCTTCTTTGATATGGGGGTTTGCTATTTATTTCATTCTTTGGCACAGTATCCCTTCCTTAATAGAACAAATTACATTTATCTACGGGAACACTAAAACAACCTCAGCTTTAAAGTACTGCAAAGCAGCCGTGCCCTACTGGATTATTTCATTGATAGGAATGGTTATTCTATATGCGATTTTTAGTAGTGAGAAACAGTTCTATCCCTTGTTCTTTTCATTTATAGCTGCGGTTACATTTCCACATGCTTTTGTAATGCTCAGAATGTTTTCCAAAAAAAAAGCACAACCATAA
- a CDS encoding bacteriorhodopsin-like, whose translation MTNLILPFANKVALMADTDYVGFTFFIGCMAMMAASAFFFLSLNQFDKKWRTSVLVSGLITFIAAVHYMYMRDYWGEHQVSPTFFRYVDWILTVPLMCVEFYLILKLAGAKKSLLTKMIGLSVIMLVTGYLGETVFSEQASMWGFFSAVAYFAIVYEIWLGGAAKLAKEAGGDVLAAHKILCWFVLVGWIIYPLGYLVGTADGQWYSSFANLGLDMDVLYNIADAINKIGFGLVIYSLAVKKTA comes from the coding sequence ATGACAAACTTAATTTTACCTTTTGCAAACAAGGTTGCCCTTATGGCAGACACGGATTACGTAGGCTTTACGTTCTTTATTGGATGTATGGCAATGATGGCAGCTTCTGCCTTTTTCTTTTTATCTTTAAATCAATTTGACAAAAAATGGAGAACTTCTGTTTTAGTTTCTGGTTTAATTACATTTATTGCAGCTGTACACTATATGTACATGAGAGACTATTGGGGAGAACATCAAGTATCACCAACGTTCTTTCGTTATGTAGATTGGATTCTTACGGTGCCATTAATGTGCGTTGAATTTTACTTAATCCTAAAATTAGCTGGTGCTAAAAAATCTTTACTTACTAAAATGATTGGACTTTCAGTGATCATGTTAGTAACTGGTTACTTAGGAGAAACTGTTTTTTCTGAGCAAGCATCTATGTGGGGCTTTTTCTCTGCTGTAGCATACTTTGCTATCGTTTACGAAATATGGCTTGGTGGAGCAGCAAAATTAGCTAAAGAAGCTGGTGGCGATGTATTAGCAGCTCACAAAATTCTTTGCTGGTTTGTACTTGTTGGATGGATCATCTATCCATTAGGTTACTTAGTAGGTACAGCTGACGGACAGTGGTATTCTTCTTTTGCAAACCTTGGACTAGACATGGATGTATTATACAACATTGCAGATGCAATCAACAAAATCGGATTCGGTTTAGTGATCTACAGCTTAGCAGTTAAGAAAACAGCTTAA
- the dnaK gene encoding molecular chaperone DnaK — protein sequence MSKIIGIDLGTTNSCVSVMEGNEPVVITNAEGQRTTPSVIAFVDGGEIKVGDPAKRQAVTNPTKTVYSIKRFMGNKFSESKQEVGRVPYKVVKGDNDTPRVDIDGRLYTPQELSAMVLQKMKKTAEEFLDQEVTEAVITVPAYFNDAQRQATKEAGEIAGLKVRRIINEPTAAALAYGMDKKGKDQTIVVFDFGGGTHDVSVLELGDGVFEVLATDGDTHLGGDDVDEKIINWLAEEFIADENLDLRKDPMALQRLKEAAEKAKIELSSSAQTEINLPYVTATASGPKHLVRSLSKAKFEQLIDDLVKRTIEPCQTALKAAGLSTSDIDEIILVGGSTRIPAVQEAVEKFFGKKPNKGVNPDEVVAVGAAIQGGVLTGDVKDVLLLDVTPLSLGIETMGNVMTKLIESNTTIPTKKSQVFSTAADNQPSVEIHVLQGERAMAADNKTIGRFHLDGLPPAQRGTPQIEVTFDIDANGIIKVSATDKATNKTQDIRIEASSGLTDEEIQKMKQDAEANADSDAKAKETADKLNAADGMIFQTENQLKEFGDKLSDDKKQPIEAALEELKAAYESKDIAVIDPALEKINEAWKVASEEMYKAQEGAQGTPADAAPDAEASQEDNVEDVDFEEVK from the coding sequence ATGAGTAAGATTATTGGAATCGATTTGGGAACTACAAACTCTTGTGTTTCCGTCATGGAAGGAAATGAGCCCGTTGTCATCACAAATGCTGAAGGACAACGTACAACCCCATCTGTCATCGCTTTTGTGGATGGTGGTGAAATCAAAGTAGGAGACCCTGCAAAACGTCAAGCGGTCACCAATCCTACAAAAACCGTTTATTCAATTAAACGTTTTATGGGAAACAAATTCTCAGAGTCTAAACAAGAAGTAGGTCGTGTCCCTTACAAAGTAGTCAAAGGAGACAACGATACGCCACGTGTAGATATTGATGGTCGTTTATATACGCCACAAGAATTATCGGCAATGGTACTTCAAAAAATGAAGAAAACTGCTGAAGAGTTTTTGGATCAAGAAGTTACAGAAGCGGTAATTACAGTGCCTGCTTATTTTAACGATGCACAACGCCAAGCAACCAAAGAAGCTGGTGAGATTGCAGGATTAAAAGTAAGACGTATTATTAATGAGCCTACAGCGGCTGCATTGGCATACGGAATGGACAAGAAAGGAAAAGATCAAACCATTGTTGTTTTTGATTTTGGTGGAGGAACACATGATGTTTCGGTATTGGAATTAGGAGACGGCGTTTTTGAAGTACTAGCGACGGATGGTGACACGCACTTAGGTGGAGATGATGTTGATGAAAAAATCATCAACTGGTTAGCAGAAGAATTTATAGCGGATGAAAACTTAGACTTACGTAAAGATCCTATGGCGCTTCAACGTTTAAAAGAAGCAGCTGAAAAAGCGAAGATTGAATTGTCATCTTCTGCACAAACAGAAATCAACTTGCCTTATGTGACAGCGACTGCAAGCGGCCCAAAACACTTGGTACGTTCATTGTCAAAAGCAAAGTTTGAGCAATTAATTGACGACTTAGTAAAAAGAACAATTGAGCCATGTCAAACGGCTTTAAAAGCAGCAGGCTTGTCAACAAGTGACATTGATGAAATTATTTTAGTAGGAGGTTCTACTCGAATTCCTGCGGTTCAAGAAGCGGTAGAGAAATTCTTTGGAAAGAAACCTAATAAAGGAGTAAATCCTGATGAGGTTGTTGCTGTAGGTGCTGCCATCCAAGGTGGGGTATTAACAGGAGATGTGAAGGATGTATTATTATTAGACGTTACACCATTGTCTTTAGGAATTGAAACTATGGGGAATGTAATGACTAAATTAATTGAGTCTAACACAACCATCCCAACTAAAAAATCTCAAGTATTCTCAACAGCAGCAGACAATCAGCCTTCAGTTGAAATTCACGTCCTTCAAGGAGAGCGTGCCATGGCAGCAGATAATAAAACGATTGGACGTTTTCATTTAGATGGACTTCCACCAGCACAGAGAGGAACACCACAAATTGAAGTGACATTTGATATTGATGCCAATGGAATCATCAAAGTTTCCGCAACGGACAAAGCAACCAACAAAACTCAAGACATTCGTATTGAAGCGTCTTCTGGATTGACAGATGAAGAAATCCAAAAAATGAAACAAGATGCAGAGGCTAATGCAGATTCAGATGCGAAAGCTAAAGAAACAGCAGATAAGTTGAATGCTGCTGATGGTATGATTTTTCAAACAGAAAATCAGCTTAAAGAATTTGGTGATAAATTATCGGATGATAAGAAACAACCAATTGAAGCTGCATTGGAAGAATTGAAAGCGGCCTATGAATCTAAAGACATCGCGGTTATTGACCCAGCTTTAGAGAAAATTAACGAAGCATGGAAAGTTGCTAGCGAAGAAATGTACAAAGCACAAGAAGGTGCCCAAGGTACTCCTGCGGATGCTGCTCCAGATGCTGAAGCGTCTCAAGAAGATAATGTTGAAGATGTAGATTTCGAAGAAGTGAAATAA
- a CDS encoding PaaI family thioesterase — translation MSPTKDQIIKAATAACKDTLMETLNIEFVDAGEDFVIAKMPVNKRVYQPDGVLHGGATAALAETVGSFAAHIFLDTKNYFVRGIDISANHIKSVKEGFVYAKATFIHRGRTMQIFNIEVTDDQNQLVSSCKLTTVSLPKER, via the coding sequence ATGAGTCCAACAAAAGATCAGATTATAAAGGCTGCAACCGCAGCTTGTAAAGATACCTTAATGGAAACCCTTAACATCGAATTTGTAGATGCAGGGGAAGACTTTGTAATTGCTAAAATGCCCGTCAATAAACGTGTGTATCAACCCGATGGAGTACTTCACGGAGGTGCTACAGCGGCACTCGCTGAAACTGTCGGAAGTTTTGCCGCACATATTTTTTTAGATACCAAAAACTATTTTGTGAGAGGAATTGATATCTCTGCCAACCACATCAAAAGTGTGAAAGAAGGCTTTGTATATGCCAAAGCAACCTTTATTCACAGAGGAAGAACCATGCAGATTTTTAATATCGAAGTCACAGACGATCAAAATCAATTGGTTTCTTCTTGTAAACTGACCACCGTTTCACTTCCTAAAGAACGCTAA
- a CDS encoding 1,4-dihydroxy-2-naphthoyl-CoA synthase, which produces MPSIQWKTVKEYEDITYKKCNGVARIAFNRPDVRNAFRPKTTLELYQALYDANEDTSIGVVLLSAEGPSSKDGVYSFCSGGDQKARGHEGYVGDDGYHRLNILEVQRLIRFMPKAVIAVVPGWAVGGGHSLHVICDLTLASKEHAIFKQTDADVTSFDGGYGSAYLAKMVGQKKAREIFFLGRNYNAQEAFDMGMVNAVVPHEDLEATAYEWAQEILEKSPISIKMLKFAMNLTDDGMVGQQVFAGEATRLAYMTDEAKEGRDAFLEKRKPNFEKKWIP; this is translated from the coding sequence ATGCCGAGTATACAATGGAAAACTGTTAAAGAATACGAAGATATTACTTATAAAAAATGCAACGGCGTTGCCCGTATAGCATTCAACCGTCCAGATGTAAGGAATGCGTTTAGACCCAAAACAACGCTTGAACTATACCAAGCGTTATACGATGCCAACGAAGACACCAGTATCGGAGTGGTGTTGTTAAGTGCTGAAGGGCCTTCTTCCAAAGATGGTGTCTATTCATTTTGTAGCGGAGGCGATCAAAAAGCCCGTGGTCATGAAGGCTATGTGGGCGATGATGGCTACCACCGATTAAACATATTAGAAGTACAACGCCTCATTCGGTTTATGCCCAAAGCGGTCATTGCCGTCGTTCCAGGTTGGGCTGTGGGTGGCGGTCATAGTTTGCACGTTATTTGCGATTTGACCTTGGCAAGTAAAGAACATGCGATTTTCAAACAAACCGATGCCGATGTCACCAGTTTTGATGGGGGCTATGGCTCTGCATATTTAGCAAAAATGGTCGGTCAGAAAAAAGCCCGTGAAATATTTTTCCTTGGGAGAAACTACAATGCACAAGAAGCATTTGATATGGGCATGGTAAATGCGGTGGTGCCTCATGAAGATTTAGAAGCAACGGCTTATGAATGGGCGCAAGAAATTTTAGAAAAATCTCCGATATCCATTAAAATGCTCAAGTTTGCGATGAACCTTACCGATGATGGAATGGTGGGGCAGCAAGTTTTTGCTGGAGAAGCCACACGACTTGCCTATATGACCGATGAAGCCAAAGAAGGCCGTGATGCCTTTTTAGAAAAACGAAAGCCTAACTTCGAGAAAAAATGGATTCCATAG
- a CDS encoding CvfB family protein, which produces MIHIGDYNKLTILRDTEPGLFLGDDEDQEVLLPNRYVPKEFEIDDKIEVFVYLDNEERLVAVTDHPYIKKGEFALLRCNNVTDIGAFLDWGLVKELFCPFREQAFPMKAGGWYLVYCYLDETSERLVASSKTNRFLDNKELTVEAFDEVDLIVSHPSDLGMNVIINKTHLGLIFNQDLFKDLSIGDKLKGIVKKIRPGNKLDITLEKIGYRNIEPNAQSILEFLENKEDGCLKLTDKSSPEDIKSLLQMSKKSFKKAIGTLYKQRRIRIEQDGIYLTT; this is translated from the coding sequence ATGATACACATAGGAGACTACAATAAGCTTACAATTCTGCGAGATACAGAACCAGGATTGTTTTTGGGAGATGACGAAGATCAAGAAGTCTTACTACCGAATCGTTACGTTCCCAAAGAATTTGAAATTGATGATAAAATTGAGGTCTTTGTTTATTTAGACAACGAAGAACGCCTCGTAGCGGTCACGGATCATCCGTATATTAAAAAAGGAGAATTCGCGCTGCTTCGCTGTAATAACGTCACCGATATTGGTGCCTTTCTCGATTGGGGACTGGTAAAAGAATTATTCTGTCCGTTTAGAGAACAAGCATTCCCTATGAAAGCAGGAGGCTGGTATTTGGTCTATTGTTATTTAGACGAAACTTCCGAACGTCTGGTGGCTTCCAGCAAAACAAATCGTTTTCTGGACAATAAAGAACTCACTGTTGAGGCTTTTGATGAAGTCGATTTAATCGTGTCCCATCCGTCGGATTTAGGAATGAATGTCATTATTAATAAAACCCATTTAGGCTTGATTTTCAATCAAGATTTATTTAAGGATCTAAGTATTGGTGACAAGCTCAAGGGAATCGTTAAAAAGATTCGTCCAGGGAATAAGCTCGATATCACCCTCGAAAAAATTGGTTACAGAAACATTGAGCCAAATGCGCAATCAATACTAGAGTTTTTAGAAAACAAAGAAGATGGATGTTTAAAGCTCACAGATAAATCCTCACCTGAAGACATTAAGTCTCTCCTTCAAATGAGTAAGAAAAGTTTCAAAAAAGCTATTGGAACCCTTTACAAACAACGTCGCATCCGCATCGAACAGGATGGGATTTATTTAACAACCTAA
- a CDS encoding chorismate-binding protein yields MTSTDFFDQINTAIQSKRSFVLFSKPENQAIKAYIQTTTENHIINDYSESGFVFAPFDSKKDSYYIPLEDSSVIKLEQLEFEVFSETSPLHSMDSTGDHLNLVSKAIDEIKATDLEKVVLSREFKFNLEDSNPIEIFKKLAQNYSSAFTYCWFHPETGFWLGASPESLLKLEGKSVSTMALAGTQIFKSSEQVQWDSKNMEEHAFVTDYLLEVLSDYLEPIKTSGPHTLKAGELLHLQTLITGRLKPTYQSLKQLLRAMHPTPAVCGTPRNRALEFINSMESYDREYYAGFFGELNIPSKSTFRNSKRNIENRAYQTERKSTHLAVNLRCMQLKDTLAVLYSGGGITKDSDPLSEFTETENKIQTIKKVL; encoded by the coding sequence ATGACCTCGACTGATTTTTTCGATCAAATAAATACAGCGATCCAATCGAAACGATCCTTTGTGCTTTTTTCCAAACCAGAAAATCAAGCTATAAAAGCATATATACAAACGACTACAGAGAATCATATCATTAATGATTATTCTGAGAGTGGATTTGTATTTGCACCCTTTGATTCTAAAAAAGACAGTTATTACATCCCCTTAGAAGATTCATCAGTTATAAAGCTAGAACAGCTGGAGTTTGAAGTGTTTTCTGAAACAAGTCCTCTCCACTCAATGGATTCTACAGGCGATCATTTAAACTTGGTGTCTAAAGCGATTGATGAAATAAAAGCTACGGATTTAGAAAAGGTCGTGCTTTCAAGAGAGTTCAAATTTAATTTAGAGGACTCAAACCCGATTGAGATTTTCAAGAAATTAGCACAAAATTATTCATCTGCGTTTACCTATTGTTGGTTTCATCCTGAAACAGGATTTTGGTTGGGCGCATCCCCTGAAAGTCTACTAAAACTAGAAGGCAAGTCAGTATCTACAATGGCACTAGCGGGAACCCAAATTTTTAAATCTTCTGAGCAAGTCCAGTGGGATTCAAAAAACATGGAAGAACATGCGTTTGTAACTGATTATTTGCTTGAAGTTCTATCGGATTATTTAGAGCCCATTAAAACGTCTGGACCACATACACTCAAAGCGGGGGAATTGTTGCACTTGCAAACACTTATAACGGGACGCTTAAAACCGACATACCAAAGTTTAAAACAGCTATTGAGGGCAATGCATCCCACGCCAGCGGTGTGTGGTACGCCTAGAAATAGGGCGTTAGAATTTATCAATTCAATGGAATCCTACGATCGTGAGTATTATGCTGGTTTTTTTGGAGAATTAAATATTCCTTCAAAATCAACTTTTAGGAATTCCAAAAGAAATATTGAAAACAGAGCCTACCAAACAGAACGTAAATCTACCCACCTTGCGGTAAATTTGCGCTGCATGCAGTTAAAAGACACTTTGGCAGTTCTTTACAGTGGAGGTGGGATTACAAAAGACTCCGATCCTTTGTCCGAATTTACGGAGACTGAAAACAAGATTCAAACCATAAAAAAGGTACTCTAA